In one Spirosoma rigui genomic region, the following are encoded:
- a CDS encoding ABC transporter ATP-binding protein, with the protein MRILWKYLKPYRWLAGLALVLAGIAQVLALVDPIIFGKLIDTYTTRPVSQSESEQVNGVLGLLALAVGVALLSNITKAFQEYLTRLVVQRFGTDIFNDGLKQTLRLSYQEFGDQSSGVTLSILQKVRTDTEKFINSFVNVLFSSVVGTGFLIFYAITKHWALVPVFLIGVLVLGTLTGFLSKQIKTTQRSINRETAMLSGVITESLRNIELIKSLGLTFPEIRRLTAQTRRIFELEMFKVRRVRLLTFWQSTTLNVLKQSVLFTLLWLIFRKVLSTGELISMQFISVAIFNPLQELGNIILAYREAEAGLNSFDRLMQKPIERNPESAVEVGPIERLRFSDVVFRHQGAAQNAIDGVSFEAGLGDTIAFVGPSGSGKSTMVKLLVGLYRPVGGAIFYNDISTNDLRFNPMRRQIGFVTQDTHLFAGTIRENLQLVKADATDAQMLEALEQAACTNLLARSAAGLDTQIGEGGLKMSGGEKQRLSIARALVRHPRLLIFDEATSALDSLTEEEITDTVREVSAKNEQITILIAHRLSTILHANTIFVLEKGRIVETGSHDELVAARGLYYAMWRQQIGERKTDLIDTTH; encoded by the coding sequence GTGCGCATTCTCTGGAAATACCTGAAACCTTACCGCTGGCTGGCGGGGCTTGCCCTGGTCCTGGCGGGCATCGCGCAGGTGCTGGCCCTGGTCGACCCCATCATTTTCGGTAAGCTCATCGACACCTACACCACCAGACCGGTTTCCCAATCGGAGTCCGAGCAGGTGAACGGAGTACTCGGGCTACTGGCGCTGGCCGTGGGCGTTGCGCTCTTGTCCAACATCACCAAAGCGTTTCAGGAATACCTCACCCGGCTGGTCGTGCAGCGTTTCGGTACGGACATCTTCAACGACGGGCTTAAACAAACCCTGCGGTTGTCGTATCAGGAGTTTGGCGACCAAAGCAGTGGCGTCACCTTATCGATCCTGCAAAAAGTCAGAACCGACACCGAGAAATTCATCAATTCGTTCGTCAATGTCCTGTTTTCATCGGTGGTGGGTACCGGCTTTCTGATCTTTTACGCAATCACCAAGCACTGGGCTCTGGTACCGGTTTTCCTGATCGGGGTGCTGGTACTGGGTACGCTGACGGGTTTTCTGAGCAAGCAGATAAAAACCACCCAGCGATCCATCAACCGCGAAACGGCAATGCTCTCCGGGGTTATCACGGAGTCGCTGCGTAACATTGAGCTGATCAAGAGTCTGGGGCTCACCTTTCCCGAAATTCGGCGACTAACGGCGCAGACCCGCCGGATCTTCGAGCTGGAAATGTTCAAGGTTCGGCGGGTACGGCTGCTTACGTTCTGGCAAAGTACGACCCTCAATGTGCTCAAACAGTCGGTACTGTTTACGCTGCTCTGGCTTATTTTCCGGAAGGTCCTCAGCACGGGCGAACTCATATCGATGCAGTTTATTTCGGTCGCCATCTTCAATCCGCTGCAGGAGTTGGGAAACATCATTCTGGCCTACCGCGAAGCCGAAGCGGGTCTAAACAGTTTCGACCGGCTGATGCAGAAACCCATCGAGCGCAACCCCGAGTCGGCCGTTGAGGTTGGCCCCATCGAGCGGCTCCGCTTCTCCGATGTTGTATTCCGCCACCAGGGGGCGGCCCAGAACGCCATCGACGGTGTCTCATTCGAGGCCGGGCTGGGCGACACCATCGCGTTTGTAGGTCCATCGGGTTCGGGTAAATCAACAATGGTAAAGCTGCTCGTGGGCCTATACCGGCCGGTGGGCGGAGCCATCTTCTACAATGATATTTCCACCAACGATTTGCGTTTTAACCCCATGCGCCGGCAGATCGGGTTTGTTACCCAGGATACGCACCTGTTTGCCGGCACGATTCGGGAAAACCTGCAGTTGGTCAAAGCCGATGCCACCGACGCCCAGATGCTGGAAGCGCTGGAGCAGGCAGCCTGCACCAATTTGCTGGCCCGGTCAGCGGCCGGGCTCGATACCCAGATTGGCGAAGGGGGCCTGAAAATGTCGGGGGGCGAAAAACAACGACTGTCCATTGCCCGGGCGCTGGTACGCCACCCCCGGCTGCTTATTTTCGACGAGGCTACCTCGGCCCTCGACTCCCTCACCGAAGAAGAAATCACGGACACCGTTCGGGAGGTGTCGGCCAAGAATGAGCAAATTACCATTCTGATCGCCCACCGGCTGTCAACGATTCTGCACGCCAACACCATCTTCGTTCTCGAAAAAGGCCGGATTGTCGAAACGGGCAGCCACGACGAGCTGGTAGCCGCCAGGGGGCTATACTACGCCATGTGGCGGCAGCAGATCGGTGAGCGCAAGACCGATCTGATCGACACGACTCATTAA
- a CDS encoding methyltransferase family protein, whose translation MAAYVPLFLTWLLFGCLHSLTAANAFKRWVLNRWRSLTPYYRLLYNGFALLTFLPVWVACRVAPRQYITAWSGSGVLGWLVLVAGLAVGLIALRGYDLAAFAGWPPRPVNAEYGTLRQQGLLRLVRHPLYAAILLVLAGIFLREPTWTNLLFGGFAFLYIRIGIYFEERKLIAVFGDEYRRYKTRVPMLLPVGNRRG comes from the coding sequence ATGGCTGCCTATGTTCCGCTTTTCCTGACCTGGCTGTTGTTTGGCTGCCTACACAGCCTGACGGCCGCCAACGCATTCAAACGGTGGGTGCTGAACCGCTGGCGATCACTAACACCCTACTACCGGCTGCTGTATAACGGCTTTGCCCTGCTTACCTTTCTGCCCGTCTGGGTGGCCTGCCGGGTGGCTCCCCGGCAGTATATCACTGCGTGGAGCGGGTCGGGCGTGCTTGGCTGGCTCGTACTAGTCGCGGGGTTGGCGGTGGGCCTGATAGCCCTGCGGGGGTATGATCTGGCCGCGTTTGCGGGCTGGCCACCCCGACCCGTGAACGCTGAATACGGTACACTACGTCAGCAGGGGTTGCTGCGCTTAGTACGGCATCCACTCTACGCGGCTATATTGCTGGTGCTGGCGGGAATCTTCCTGCGCGAACCCACCTGGACCAATCTGCTGTTTGGCGGATTCGCATTCCTGTACATCCGGATTGGGATCTACTTCGAAGAGCGCAAACTGATCGCGGTATTTGGCGACGAGTACCGCCGGTATAAAACACGGGTACCGATGCTGTTACCCGTTGGTAACCGGCGCGGGTAA
- the nhaD gene encoding sodium:proton antiporter NhaD has product MITALVLVFLVGYLLITLEEVIHLNKTAVALFLGVVCWIFYTLTLPDPGPAGAALAEHLNQIAQIVFFLMGAMTIVELIDAHQGFDSVTNLVRTRQVRKLVWIISLLTFFLSSLLDNLTASIVMVTVSRHLVSSRALRLEIAGFIIIAANAGGAWSPLGDVTTTMLWIGGQLTALNVIQSLVLPSLVALGIPLLVWSIRPRGKLDALPTAKRTKATDSTPFQRTTMLTVGVFMFVLVPVLKQLTHLPPFMGMLLALSVVWVTSEVLNYRKDDEARHRSSAAYALSKIDTSSLLFFVGILLTVGALEAAHILTGVAGWLNDTVGNMDLTVLLIGTASAIVDNVPLVAATMGMYDLQQFPTDDRMWEFLAYCAGTGGSLLIIGSAAGVAVMGMERITFFGYLRKTGWLALLGYVAGAGCYLSLNA; this is encoded by the coding sequence ATGATAACGGCACTTGTCCTTGTTTTTTTAGTTGGCTATTTACTGATAACCCTCGAGGAGGTTATTCACCTGAACAAGACGGCTGTCGCGCTGTTCCTGGGGGTCGTATGCTGGATCTTTTATACCCTGACACTGCCCGATCCGGGCCCTGCAGGGGCCGCCCTGGCTGAACACCTGAACCAGATTGCGCAGATTGTATTTTTTCTGATGGGGGCCATGACGATCGTCGAGTTGATCGATGCCCACCAGGGATTTGACAGCGTTACCAACCTGGTGCGCACACGCCAGGTCCGGAAGCTCGTATGGATCATCAGCCTGCTCACTTTCTTCCTGTCGTCGCTGCTGGATAACCTGACAGCCTCAATCGTCATGGTTACGGTGAGTCGTCACCTGGTTTCTTCGCGGGCGCTGCGCTTGGAAATAGCCGGTTTTATCATTATTGCGGCCAACGCGGGTGGAGCCTGGTCGCCTTTAGGCGATGTGACCACCACGATGCTGTGGATTGGCGGGCAGCTAACCGCTCTGAACGTAATTCAGTCGCTTGTTCTACCCAGCCTGGTGGCTTTGGGCATACCCCTGCTCGTCTGGAGCATCAGACCCCGCGGTAAACTGGATGCACTACCCACGGCAAAACGAACCAAGGCTACCGACTCGACGCCCTTTCAGCGGACGACCATGCTCACCGTGGGTGTGTTCATGTTCGTGCTGGTACCCGTGTTGAAACAGCTTACCCACCTGCCGCCCTTCATGGGTATGCTGCTGGCTTTGAGTGTTGTCTGGGTTACATCCGAAGTGCTGAACTACCGGAAGGATGACGAAGCGCGCCATCGGTCTTCGGCGGCTTATGCACTCAGTAAAATCGATACCAGCAGCCTGTTGTTTTTTGTAGGTATCCTGCTGACCGTTGGCGCGCTGGAAGCCGCACACATCCTGACTGGGGTGGCGGGCTGGCTTAACGATACAGTCGGGAACATGGACCTGACTGTTTTGCTGATTGGTACAGCGTCTGCCATCGTCGACAATGTACCGCTGGTAGCGGCAACGATGGGTATGTATGACTTGCAGCAGTTTCCCACCGATGACCGGATGTGGGAGTTCCTGGCCTATTGCGCCGGTACCGGCGGAAGCCTGCTGATCATTGGCTCGGCCGCCGGCGTAGCTGTAATGGGCATGGAGCGGATCACCTTTTTCGGATACCTGCGGAAAACGGGCTGGCTGGCGCTGCTTGGCTACGTAGCAGGGGCGGGGTGTTACCTGTCGCTGAATGCATAA
- a CDS encoding PleD family two-component system response regulator gives MKRKPYLIYVVDDDEDTQLRLWRAFSLTQPDCLLYEFTTGEEMLEHLSDTQDQPHMILVNPQTAATTHRVAMPQLLAEARLRATPVVMLGGAFPETMANWGQPTDAGMCMGLPGTYQEAVQAVEQLRPVWTRLATRPVDTRLMPYS, from the coding sequence ATGAAACGAAAGCCTTACCTGATCTACGTAGTCGATGATGATGAAGACACCCAGCTTCGGCTGTGGCGCGCGTTCAGTCTGACCCAGCCCGACTGTCTGCTGTATGAATTCACTACGGGGGAGGAGATGCTGGAACACCTGTCCGACACGCAGGATCAGCCGCACATGATCCTGGTCAATCCCCAGACGGCGGCCACAACCCACCGCGTAGCCATGCCCCAACTGCTGGCAGAAGCCCGTTTGCGGGCTACGCCCGTGGTCATGCTCGGTGGTGCTTTTCCGGAAACGATGGCCAACTGGGGGCAACCGACGGATGCCGGTATGTGCATGGGCCTTCCCGGTACCTACCAGGAAGCCGTTCAGGCCGTTGAACAGCTCCGGCCCGTCTGGACCCGCCTGGCGACCAGGCCGGTCGATACCCGACTGATGCCTTACTCCTGA
- a CDS encoding efflux RND transporter permease subunit: protein MNRFIRNIIGFSLKNRFFVFFLTAGLVIAGIVSYLNTPLEAFPDVTNTQIIVVTEWNGRSAEEIERFVTVPIEVAMNSVQRKTNVRSITMFGLSIIKVIFEDDVEDFFARQQVNNQLRTVSLPDGVEPDVQPPYGPTGEIFRFTLESPNRDSRDLLTLHNWVIDRQLRSVPGVADVVAFGGRERIFEIRVNPTQLAKYDITPLEVYQAVTRSNINVGGDVIERNGQAYVVRGIGLLTSAADIENLIIEDLDGNPVLVRNVAEVAESNLPRVGQVGLNKNDDVVEGIVVMRKGENPSEILGRVKNKIEELNTRILPSDVKMVTFYDRDNLIAFCTRTVLHNLVEGIILVTVIVFLFMADWRTTIIVSIIIPLALLFAFMCLRLRGMSANLLSMGAVDFGIIIDGAVVMVEGIFVALDHRAHRVGMAKFNTMAKLGLIKKTGGELGKAVFFSKLIIITALLPIFSFQKVEGKMFSPLAWTLGFALLGALLFTLTLVPVLCSILLRKNVREKNNPLVNFFNRIVMSGFGWCYAHRKLSLLVASGLMAATFFSATLLGTEFLPQLNEGALWVEAKLPMSSSLNETVKMVSVLRAKLNEFPEVNGVLSQTGRSNDGTDPSGFYYVQMQVNLKPKDDWPDRHENRPLTTDELIEEMDAKLKQFQGINYNYSQPIIDNVAEAVAGMNASNAVKIFGDDLNTLNDLANEVIAAIRDVPGVKDVGILRNVGQPEISVLFDDRKMALYGVSTADAQAVIEMGIGGKTASTLYEGERKFDIRVRYDEAYRKTEDDIMRLMVPTMRGSKIPLREIATIRTLTGPAFVYRDNNKRFIGVKFSVRERDLGSTIADAQQRVQQKLKNMPKGYGINWTGEFENQVRATQRLGQVVPICLAAIFVILFVLFGNVKDAGMVLLNVPFALIGGILALHATGMNFGISAGVGFIALFGICIQNGVILVSVFNANRQARLSLDESIRAGVESRVRPVVMTALMAAIGLLPAAVSTGIGSETQKPLAIVVIGGLITSTILTLLVFPIIYRLFNRRTTQKGHRPLEPLVHA, encoded by the coding sequence ATGAATCGCTTTATCCGGAATATTATCGGTTTTTCGCTCAAAAACCGGTTTTTTGTCTTTTTCCTAACGGCCGGGCTGGTCATTGCGGGAATCGTGAGTTACCTGAACACGCCCCTCGAAGCCTTCCCCGACGTAACGAATACGCAGATCATCGTAGTCACGGAATGGAACGGGCGCTCGGCCGAGGAGATCGAGCGGTTCGTGACTGTGCCCATCGAAGTCGCCATGAACTCGGTGCAGCGGAAAACCAACGTTCGCTCCATCACTATGTTCGGCCTGTCGATCATCAAAGTCATTTTTGAGGATGATGTTGAGGACTTCTTTGCCCGGCAGCAGGTCAACAACCAGCTGCGGACCGTATCGCTGCCCGATGGGGTGGAACCTGACGTGCAGCCGCCCTACGGTCCAACGGGTGAGATATTCCGGTTTACCCTCGAAAGCCCCAACCGCGACAGCCGTGACCTGCTCACGCTGCACAACTGGGTCATTGACCGGCAGCTGCGCTCGGTACCGGGCGTGGCCGATGTGGTTGCCTTTGGCGGGCGCGAGCGGATTTTCGAGATCCGGGTTAACCCAACCCAACTGGCCAAGTACGATATTACCCCCCTGGAAGTGTACCAGGCCGTCACGCGCAGTAATATCAACGTGGGGGGCGACGTCATTGAACGGAATGGTCAGGCCTACGTCGTGCGGGGTATTGGACTGCTGACCTCAGCCGCCGATATTGAAAACCTGATCATCGAAGACCTGGATGGCAACCCGGTGCTGGTTCGGAACGTAGCGGAAGTGGCCGAGTCGAACCTGCCGCGCGTGGGCCAGGTAGGGCTCAACAAAAATGACGATGTCGTCGAAGGTATCGTAGTAATGCGCAAGGGGGAAAACCCCAGCGAAATTCTCGGTCGCGTCAAGAACAAGATCGAGGAGCTGAACACCCGCATCCTGCCGTCGGACGTGAAGATGGTCACCTTCTACGACCGCGACAACCTCATTGCGTTCTGTACCCGGACGGTGCTCCACAACCTCGTGGAAGGCATTATTCTGGTTACGGTGATCGTCTTTCTGTTCATGGCCGACTGGCGGACGACCATTATCGTGTCGATCATCATTCCGCTGGCCCTGCTGTTCGCGTTCATGTGCCTGCGGCTGCGCGGGATGTCGGCCAACCTGCTGTCGATGGGCGCGGTCGATTTCGGGATCATCATCGACGGAGCTGTCGTCATGGTCGAGGGCATATTCGTCGCGCTCGATCACCGGGCGCACCGCGTGGGGATGGCAAAGTTCAATACTATGGCCAAGCTGGGGCTGATTAAAAAGACGGGCGGAGAGCTGGGTAAGGCCGTTTTCTTCTCCAAGCTCATCATCATTACGGCCCTGCTGCCTATTTTCTCGTTTCAGAAAGTGGAAGGTAAGATGTTCTCGCCCCTGGCCTGGACCCTGGGCTTTGCGCTGCTGGGGGCCTTGCTGTTTACGCTCACGCTGGTGCCGGTGCTGTGCTCGATCCTGCTCCGGAAAAACGTTCGGGAAAAGAACAACCCGCTGGTCAACTTCTTTAACCGCATCGTCATGAGCGGATTTGGCTGGTGCTACGCCCACCGCAAGCTGAGCCTGCTGGTCGCATCGGGGCTGATGGCCGCTACGTTCTTTTCGGCCACCTTGCTGGGTACCGAATTCCTGCCCCAGCTGAACGAAGGAGCCCTGTGGGTAGAAGCCAAACTACCAATGAGCAGTTCGCTCAACGAAACGGTGAAGATGGTGAGTGTGCTCCGCGCCAAACTGAATGAGTTTCCGGAAGTAAACGGCGTCCTGTCGCAAACGGGCCGCTCCAATGATGGTACCGACCCGTCGGGGTTTTACTACGTGCAGATGCAGGTGAACCTGAAACCTAAAGACGACTGGCCCGACCGGCATGAGAATCGCCCGCTCACCACCGACGAACTGATTGAGGAAATGGACGCGAAGCTGAAGCAGTTTCAGGGAATCAACTACAACTACTCGCAGCCCATCATCGACAACGTAGCGGAAGCCGTAGCGGGGATGAACGCCAGCAACGCGGTAAAGATATTCGGCGATGACCTGAACACGCTCAATGACCTCGCCAACGAAGTTATCGCGGCCATTCGGGATGTGCCGGGCGTGAAAGATGTGGGGATCCTGCGTAACGTGGGCCAGCCCGAGATCAGCGTGCTCTTCGACGACCGCAAGATGGCGCTCTATGGCGTCTCGACCGCCGACGCCCAGGCCGTTATTGAAATGGGCATCGGCGGGAAAACGGCTTCGACCCTTTACGAAGGGGAACGTAAGTTCGACATCCGGGTGCGCTACGATGAAGCCTACCGCAAAACAGAAGACGACATCATGCGCCTGATGGTGCCCACCATGCGGGGCAGCAAGATTCCCCTGCGCGAGATTGCCACCATCCGTACCCTGACCGGACCGGCCTTCGTATACCGCGACAACAACAAACGCTTTATCGGTGTCAAGTTCTCGGTGCGGGAGCGGGATCTGGGGAGCACCATTGCCGATGCCCAGCAGCGGGTGCAGCAGAAATTGAAGAACATGCCCAAGGGCTACGGCATCAACTGGACGGGCGAGTTCGAGAACCAGGTCCGGGCTACGCAGCGGCTGGGTCAGGTTGTACCCATTTGCCTGGCGGCTATTTTCGTCATTCTGTTCGTGCTGTTCGGGAATGTCAAGGATGCGGGTATGGTGCTGCTCAACGTACCGTTTGCCCTCATTGGCGGTATCCTGGCGCTGCACGCTACGGGGATGAACTTCGGCATTTCGGCGGGGGTAGGGTTCATTGCCCTCTTCGGGATCTGTATTCAGAACGGAGTGATCCTGGTCAGCGTGTTCAACGCCAATCGGCAGGCCCGACTGTCGCTCGATGAGTCGATCCGGGCCGGGGTCGAATCGCGGGTACGGCCGGTGGTCATGACCGCACTCATGGCCGCCATTGGGCTGCTGCCCGCTGCGGTATCGACCGGTATTGGCTCCGAAACGCAGAAGCCCCTGGCCATTGTTGTCATCGGCGGTCTGATCACATCAACGATCCTGACGCTGCTCGTTTTTCCCATTATCTACCGGCTGTTCAACCGGCGGACTACCCAGAAAGGGCACCGGCCGCTGGAGCCGCTGGTGCATGCTTAA
- a CDS encoding efflux RND transporter periplasmic adaptor subunit, translating to MKSIPACGLWLGLLVLAVSCKTQPEAEEAKAFILSDTMMNRIHIDNVVVQPVRSELTLVGRIVADENRVIKVFPLVGGNVEDVKVELGDYVRKGQTLATIRSGEVADFERQNTEAQSDLLLAEKNYRVAQELFETKLNSQREVTAAQKELEKAQAEVSRIREVYQIYGVGKSSTYTVKAPIDGYVIEKNVNRAMQLRSDNADNLFTIGQISDVWVLANVNESDIGRVRPGMAADVQTLSYPDELFKGKVDKLYTVLDPGTKALTVRIRMPNPGLKLKPEMHATVTLRYEDGGQMTTVPAGSVIFDKSKYYVMVFRGRSDIETREVNILKSLGDVAYIRSGLKTGEKVISQNQLLVYDALND from the coding sequence ATGAAATCAATTCCTGCGTGTGGCCTGTGGCTTGGCCTGTTGGTGCTGGCCGTATCGTGCAAAACACAACCCGAGGCCGAAGAAGCCAAAGCCTTTATCCTGTCGGATACGATGATGAACCGCATCCACATCGACAACGTAGTCGTGCAGCCCGTGCGCAGCGAACTAACGCTGGTGGGCCGGATCGTGGCCGACGAGAACCGCGTTATCAAAGTGTTTCCGCTGGTGGGGGGTAACGTTGAAGATGTGAAAGTGGAACTGGGCGACTACGTCCGCAAGGGCCAGACCCTGGCGACCATCCGGTCGGGAGAAGTGGCCGATTTTGAGCGTCAGAATACCGAAGCTCAGTCCGACCTGTTGCTGGCGGAGAAGAACTACCGGGTGGCGCAGGAGCTTTTCGAAACCAAGCTCAATTCGCAGCGCGAGGTTACGGCAGCTCAGAAGGAACTCGAAAAAGCCCAGGCCGAAGTCAGCCGAATCCGCGAAGTCTACCAGATCTACGGCGTCGGGAAGTCATCGACCTATACGGTGAAAGCACCCATCGACGGCTACGTGATCGAGAAGAACGTCAACCGCGCCATGCAGCTCCGGTCCGACAATGCCGACAATCTGTTCACCATCGGTCAGATTAGCGACGTGTGGGTGCTGGCCAATGTGAACGAGAGCGATATTGGCCGGGTCAGACCCGGTATGGCGGCCGACGTGCAGACGCTGAGCTATCCGGACGAACTCTTCAAGGGCAAGGTCGATAAGTTGTATACCGTGCTGGACCCCGGCACCAAAGCCCTGACGGTGCGCATCCGGATGCCGAATCCCGGCCTGAAGCTCAAGCCCGAGATGCACGCTACCGTAACGCTGCGCTACGAAGACGGCGGACAGATGACGACGGTACCGGCCGGGTCGGTCATTTTCGATAAATCGAAGTACTACGTCATGGTGTTCCGGGGGCGTTCCGACATTGAAACCCGCGAGGTGAATATCCTCAAATCCCTCGGCGATGTGGCCTACATCCGGTCGGGGTTGAAAACGGGCGAGAAGGTCATCTCCCAAAATCAACTGCTCGTTTACGATGCCCTTAACGATTAA
- a CDS encoding TolC family protein — MRLLVSSALFILSLTLASAQDTLSLTRKQADSLFFKNNLLVLAERFRIDAGQAQVLQAGLRDNPTVSLELSAYNNQRRQVLDAGRQGEKIISVQQLLYTAGKRNKRVALAAESARLTEYELLDLLRALRFELRSRFYAVYFQQQTVERYNQQIAVIQTTVNAYEREFARNNVSLRELLRLKALLFQLNNDRAEILFQLADDQRALRTLLTVEQPIRPLVRDDALTRYRIPELPDDTLRQIALRNRPDLKAAESLKRQAQLNYTLQRALATPDLRVGGTYDQAGSYIQNYVGLNVQMDVPVFNRNQGAIRAARSQISYQTQLQQQRALQIGNEVITALQKVREVERMVQSVEGQFTQQFQQLNQGVVTSFQKGNISLLEFVDLVETYNESVRQLNRLKAGRVGAYEELNYLIGDDLFD, encoded by the coding sequence ATGCGATTGCTTGTCAGCAGTGCTCTTTTTATTCTCTCCCTTACCTTGGCCTCAGCGCAGGACACGCTGTCACTAACCCGAAAACAGGCCGATAGTCTTTTCTTTAAAAACAACCTGTTAGTGCTGGCCGAACGCTTCCGGATCGATGCCGGACAGGCCCAGGTGCTGCAGGCCGGACTGCGCGACAATCCAACCGTTAGCCTTGAACTCAGCGCCTACAACAACCAGCGCCGGCAGGTGCTCGATGCGGGTCGGCAGGGTGAAAAAATCATCTCGGTTCAGCAGCTGCTTTATACCGCCGGCAAGCGGAACAAGCGCGTTGCCCTGGCTGCCGAGTCTGCCCGTCTGACCGAATATGAGCTGCTGGATCTCCTGCGCGCGCTCCGGTTCGAACTGCGAAGCCGGTTCTACGCGGTGTATTTTCAGCAGCAGACCGTGGAACGCTACAACCAGCAGATTGCGGTAATTCAGACGACCGTTAACGCGTACGAACGGGAGTTCGCCCGTAATAACGTATCGCTGCGCGAGCTGCTCCGGCTCAAAGCGCTCCTGTTTCAGCTCAATAACGACCGGGCTGAAATCCTGTTCCAGCTGGCCGACGACCAGCGGGCACTGCGCACGCTGCTGACCGTGGAGCAGCCCATCCGGCCCCTCGTGCGCGACGATGCGCTGACCCGCTACCGGATTCCCGAACTGCCCGACGATACACTTCGGCAGATTGCCCTGCGCAACCGCCCCGACCTGAAAGCCGCCGAATCGCTCAAGCGGCAGGCCCAGCTGAACTATACCCTGCAGCGGGCCCTCGCTACGCCCGACCTGCGCGTGGGCGGCACCTATGACCAGGCGGGTAGCTACATCCAGAACTACGTGGGGTTGAATGTGCAGATGGATGTGCCCGTTTTCAACCGCAATCAGGGTGCTATCCGGGCGGCCCGCAGCCAGATCAGCTACCAGACCCAGCTCCAGCAGCAGCGCGCCCTGCAGATCGGCAACGAAGTGATCACAGCCCTGCAGAAGGTGCGGGAGGTGGAGCGAATGGTGCAGTCGGTGGAAGGTCAGTTCACGCAGCAGTTTCAGCAACTCAACCAAGGCGTGGTGACCAGCTTTCAAAAGGGAAACATCAGCCTGCTGGAATTCGTGGATCTGGTGGAGACGTATAACGAGAGCGTTCGGCAGTTGAACCGGTTAAAGGCCGGCCGCGTCGGTGCGTATGAAGAACTCAATTACCTGATTGGAGACGACTTATTCGATTAA